The Longimicrobium sp. genome segment TAACAGTAATCTGGATCATACAAAGCTTGCAGGACTCCCGGCAGGAACTCTTTCACGCTCGGCCTTCGGTCATACGAACGTCCGCTCGAAAGAGGACCCCCCACCCGCCGGGAGGCAGGTCGCGGTTGCAGGTGCAGGGCATTTGCGGGTCCCGTTCCCGCGGGCGGGCCGCCCGGACACTTGGGTCAGGGTGGCCGCAGGAGAAAACGATCAGGAGGATACACATGGGTAAGCTTCGTACGCTTTGCGCGTCGCTGCTGCTCGCGCTGGTCTCCCTCCCCACCCTGGCGCAGGCCCAGGGACGTGGTGAGGTGACCGGGCAGGTGACGGCGGCGGAGAACGGCGCCGCGATCAGCGGTGCACAGGTTCGCATCGGCGGAACGGCGCGGCAGACGGTGACGGATGCCGCCGGCCGTTATCGTATCACCGCCGTGGAGCCCGGCTCGTACACGCTCAACGTGAGCGTCATCGGCCGCGCGGCCGGCAGCCGTGCGGTCACGGTGACCGCGGGCCAGACCACCACCCAGAACTTCTCGCTGGCGGCCTCGGCCGTGGCGCTCGAAGGCGTGGTGGTGAACGCGGTGACCGGCCAGGCCGAGCGCCGCCGCGAGGCCGGCACGAACATCACCAGCATCGGCGTGGCCGACCTCAACCGCGGCCCCATCACCACCGTTGCGCAGGTGCTCACCGGCCGTACCTCGGGCGTGACGCTCCAGGGCACCTCCGGCACCACCGGCACCTCGCAGCGCATCCGCATCCGCGGCGCCAACTCGCTGTCGCTCTCCAACGAGCCGCTGATCTACGTGGACGGCGTGCTCGCGACGAACGGGCGCGGCGGCATCGGCTTCGGCGGCCAGTCGCCCAGCCGCCTGAACGACCTCAACCCCGAGGACATCGAGAACGTCGAAGTCCTGAAGGGGCCCGCCGCATCGGCCCTGTACGGCACGGCGGCCGCCAACGGCGTGCTGCTGATCACCACCCGCCGCGGCCGCGCGGGCAAGACCACGTGGCGCGGCTACGTGGAGACCGGGCGCCTCAAGGACCCCACGGACTACCCGTTCTCGTACACGGCAGTGCAGTTTACCGCCGCGAACCCCAACGGGACTCTCCCGGTCTACAACGACACGACGGGCCGGCTCAACACGGTGGGCTACAGCTTCTGCGCCAACGAGTCGCGGGCGCGCGGGCTGTGCACCCAGAACCAGGCCTACCGGTTCAACCCGCTCATGGACCCGCGCACGCGGCCGTTCGAGACGGGCAACCGCCTCAAGACCGGCCTGAACCTGTCCGGCGGAACGCAGGCGGTCACGTACTACCTGTCCGTCGACCGTGACGAGGAGCAGGGCGTGATCAGCGCGAATACGCTCGGCCGCAACAACGTCCGCGCGAACCTCAACGCGCAGGTCCGTCCGGACCTGACGGTGCAGGTGAACGCCGGCTACATCCAGAGCCAGGCGGTGTTCAACCAGGGCGACAACTCGCTGTTCAGCCCGCTGATCGGCGGCCTGCTTGGGGCGGCGGTGTACACCCCCAGACTGCAGGACCAGGCGTTCGGCGGGCCGGGAACGCGCCCGGGGCAGCCGTTCAGCCTGAACACGGGTGACGTGACGCAGTTCACCACCGAGCAGGACCTGGACCGCTTCATCGTGGGCGCGAACGGCAACTACCGTCCGCTCTCGTGGCTGGCGATCAACGCCAACACGGGCCTCGACTTCTACACCCGCTACGACCACGAGGACTTCGGTCCGGACGCGACGTTCACCCCGATCAACGTGACGTATGGCCGTGGGTACCGGGCTTCGCAGCGCTACAACAACTACCAGTACACGGCCAACCTGACGGGCGTGGGCAACTTCGACCTGTCGTCGGCGCTGACCGCCACCACCACGGTGGGCACCAGCTTCCAGCAGCAGCGCTTCGAGGGCACCACCTGCTACGGCGAAGGGTCGCTGGCCGGCACGGCTTCGTGCAGCGCCACCACGCAGCTCTTCAGCGTGAGCGAGACGCTCACCAACGACAAGATCTTCGGTGCGTTCGCGCGCCAGGAGTTCGCGTTCCGCGACCGGCTGTTCATCGCCGCCAGCGTTCGCGGCGACCAGAACAGCGGGCTGATCAGCGACTTCATCCTCTACCCGGCGGCGAACATGTCGTGGGTGGTGAGCGAAGAGCCGTTCTTTCCGGAGCTGGGCTTCCTGAGCAACCTGCGCCTGCGCGCGGCGTACGGCGAGTCCGGCCTGCGCCCGTCGTTCGGCCAGGCGGAGACGTTCTTCGCCAGCTCGCCGGTGCAGATCGGCGGCGCGGACGTGCTCGCCGCCGTCATCAACCAGACGGGTAACGCCAACCTGCGGCCGGAGCGCACCCGGGAGTACGAGGCGGGCGCCGACCTCGGCTTCTTCGAGGACCGCCTTTCCGCGGACTTCACCTACTTCACGAAGCGTTCGACGGACGCGCTCGTGGCGCGCCCGCTGCCCACGTCGCTGGGTGTGGGCGCCAGCGTGTTCGAGAACCTGGGCAGCGTGCGCAACTGGGGCACCGAGCTCGGCCTGAACGCGCTGCTGCTGGACCGCGCGAACTCGCGCCTCAACATGCGCGTTTCGGCGACCACGCTGAACAACAAGATCGAGGATCTGGGCGAGAACATCGCCCCCATCCTGATCAACCGCGGCGAGCAGGCGCACCGCGAGGGCTTCGCGGTGGGCGGATTCTTCCAGATTCCGTACCGCTACGAGGACACCAACCGCGACGGCCGGATCTCGCGCACCGAGGTGTTCGTGGACACCGCGAACTTCAACGTGACGCAGCGCAACGACCTCACGGGCAAGCTGGACACGGTGGCGCTCCAGTACCTTGGGCCGCAGCTGCCGACCAACTCGCAGTCGCTTTCGGCGGACCTGACGCTGTTCAAGAACCTGACGATCTCGACGCTGTTCGAGCGCCGCGCCGGCCACAAGATCGTCAACTTCACCGAGTACTTCCGCTGTGCGTCGGGCACCCCGGCGCTGGGGACCTGCGCGGCCATCGCCGACACGATGGCGTCGCTGGACGACCAGGCCCGCTACGTGGCCGCGAACCT includes the following:
- a CDS encoding SusC/RagA family TonB-linked outer membrane protein: MGKLRTLCASLLLALVSLPTLAQAQGRGEVTGQVTAAENGAAISGAQVRIGGTARQTVTDAAGRYRITAVEPGSYTLNVSVIGRAAGSRAVTVTAGQTTTQNFSLAASAVALEGVVVNAVTGQAERRREAGTNITSIGVADLNRGPITTVAQVLTGRTSGVTLQGTSGTTGTSQRIRIRGANSLSLSNEPLIYVDGVLATNGRGGIGFGGQSPSRLNDLNPEDIENVEVLKGPAASALYGTAAANGVLLITTRRGRAGKTTWRGYVETGRLKDPTDYPFSYTAVQFTAANPNGTLPVYNDTTGRLNTVGYSFCANESRARGLCTQNQAYRFNPLMDPRTRPFETGNRLKTGLNLSGGTQAVTYYLSVDRDEEQGVISANTLGRNNVRANLNAQVRPDLTVQVNAGYIQSQAVFNQGDNSLFSPLIGGLLGAAVYTPRLQDQAFGGPGTRPGQPFSLNTGDVTQFTTEQDLDRFIVGANGNYRPLSWLAINANTGLDFYTRYDHEDFGPDATFTPINVTYGRGYRASQRYNNYQYTANLTGVGNFDLSSALTATTTVGTSFQQQRFEGTTCYGEGSLAGTASCSATTQLFSVSETLTNDKIFGAFARQEFAFRDRLFIAASVRGDQNSGLISDFILYPAANMSWVVSEEPFFPELGFLSNLRLRAAYGESGLRPSFGQAETFFASSPVQIGGADVLAAVINQTGNANLRPERTREYEAGADLGFFEDRLSADFTYFTKRSTDALVARPLPTSLGVGASVFENLGSVRNWGTELGLNALLLDRANSRLNMRVSATTLNNKIEDLGENIAPILINRGEQAHREGFAVGGFFQIPYRYEDTNRDGRISRTEVFVDTANFNVTQRNDLTGKLDTVALQYLGPQLPTNSQSLSADLTLFKNLTISTLFERRAGHKIVNFTEYFRCASGTPALGTCAAIADTMASLDDQARYVAANLISASSRTRAGYVEDADFVKWRELSVRLGTPEALGRNLPFLRGASITLSGRNLRTWTDYTGLDPEGNETGGSNFTQGEFNTQPPVRTFSARVDLTF